The following are encoded together in the Roseivirga misakiensis genome:
- a CDS encoding DUF1684 domain-containing protein, with translation MALCMKRNNIFGILVVAIVGITILNFLTVGESTEDYIERLNTERKDKNGFMVSSTSPLKEEDRRNFKGLNYFPINEDYKVTARLTLLEKQRPIFIPSTTGEELKYIPFGYAEFELNGAPQKVLIYQDWEETDPNKLSLMFADETSAFQTYGGGRYIDVMYRNTNAVTIDFNTAYNPYCHFNEEYSCPIPPRENILKIPIEAGEKLYKIE, from the coding sequence ATGGCTTTATGTATGAAGCGAAATAACATTTTTGGAATCTTAGTTGTTGCCATCGTTGGGATTACCATTCTGAATTTTCTGACGGTTGGTGAAAGTACAGAAGACTACATAGAGCGATTAAACACCGAACGCAAAGACAAAAATGGGTTTATGGTCTCGAGCACCTCACCATTAAAGGAAGAAGACCGCCGAAATTTTAAAGGTTTAAACTACTTCCCAATTAATGAGGATTACAAGGTAACAGCAAGACTGACCCTTTTAGAAAAACAAAGACCGATATTCATACCATCCACAACTGGTGAAGAATTGAAGTACATTCCTTTTGGCTATGCCGAATTTGAGCTCAACGGAGCTCCCCAGAAAGTATTGATCTATCAGGATTGGGAAGAAACGGACCCCAATAAATTATCGCTAATGTTTGCTGATGAAACGAGTGCATTTCAAACCTATGGTGGCGGTCGATACATTGATGTCATGTACAGAAATACAAATGCGGTTACCATAGACTTTAACACGGCCTACAACCCTTACTGTCATTTCAACGAGGAATATAGCTGCCCCATTCCACCCAGAGAAAACATATTAAAAATTCCTATTGAGGCTGGCGAGAAGCTTTATAAAATTGAATAA
- a CDS encoding endonuclease/exonuclease/phosphatase family protein, whose product MKRIIICLMVLSVITGTYATGQSLKRKGTSVPVGFNYQPDQIKILSWNVEHFVDGHDNPYVNNGREDDPKDQMNGKEALLAEAIKKVNADIVVLQEFESSEYLRAIADKHFSNLGYQFFAGNESDGWYMNVVIMSKVPLGTMYSYGSLYTPVPGITDKDGNEETQINLNTRMWSIDIFPTNDYEFNLTGVHLKAGRGERNEQMRIGQISFLKNQFARFIKEDKKANLVMMGDFNSLPDSKEMKVLLKGKKGLQFIDPLDPTIFSHPSDAPSRRLDYIVPNKNMMSELVEGSLKVEYILDKAEMIRLSDHLPLIAEFQTSDK is encoded by the coding sequence ATGAAAAGAATAATCATATGCTTGATGGTTTTATCGGTGATCACTGGAACATACGCTACGGGTCAATCTTTGAAGAGAAAAGGCACGAGTGTACCGGTAGGGTTTAATTATCAGCCTGATCAGATCAAAATTCTCAGCTGGAATGTTGAGCATTTTGTCGATGGCCATGACAATCCGTATGTAAACAATGGGAGAGAGGATGATCCTAAGGACCAAATGAATGGAAAAGAGGCTTTGCTCGCAGAAGCGATCAAAAAAGTGAATGCCGACATCGTAGTATTACAAGAGTTTGAGAGTAGTGAGTACCTGAGAGCCATTGCAGATAAGCATTTTTCGAATTTAGGATATCAGTTTTTTGCAGGAAATGAAAGTGATGGGTGGTATATGAACGTAGTGATTATGAGCAAAGTGCCACTGGGCACTATGTATAGTTATGGCTCGCTTTATACCCCAGTTCCGGGTATAACTGACAAAGATGGTAATGAAGAAACCCAGATCAACTTGAATACTAGAATGTGGTCGATCGATATTTTTCCCACTAACGATTATGAGTTCAATTTGACAGGAGTTCATCTTAAAGCTGGCCGCGGGGAACGGAATGAGCAAATGAGAATTGGGCAAATTTCATTCTTGAAAAATCAATTCGCCAGATTCATCAAGGAAGATAAAAAGGCAAACTTGGTAATGATGGGTGATTTTAATAGTCTTCCGGATAGTAAGGAGATGAAGGTGTTGTTAAAAGGAAAGAAAGGTCTTCAGTTTATAGATCCTTTGGACCCAACAATTTTTTCGCATCCATCGGATGCTCCGAGCAGGCGATTGGATTATATAGTTCCTAACAAAAATATGATGAGTGAGCTGGTGGAAGGGTCACTAAAGGTTGAGTATATTTTGGACAAAGCCGAAATGATAAGATTAAGTGATCATTTACCATTAATAGCAGAATTTCAGACAAGCGATAAATAG
- a CDS encoding cell division protein ZapA has product MDLLSVKLKIGDREYPMKVKPDEEERVRNAGKFINDQLKSYREKFGIDDKEDLLAMVAFDCMVAKLKGEESSSAIDSTTDSKIDSINQMVKEAIS; this is encoded by the coding sequence ATGGATCTTCTATCAGTAAAGTTAAAAATAGGAGACCGCGAGTACCCCATGAAGGTGAAACCGGACGAAGAGGAAAGGGTACGTAATGCAGGAAAATTTATAAACGACCAATTGAAGTCTTATCGAGAAAAGTTCGGTATTGACGACAAAGAAGATTTGTTAGCCATGGTGGCCTTTGACTGCATGGTAGCCAAATTGAAAGGTGAAGAATCCAGTAGTGCAATCGATAGTACTACTGACAGTAAAATCGATTCTATTAATCAAATGGTCAAAGAAGCTATCTCTTAA
- the sucD gene encoding succinate--CoA ligase subunit alpha — MSVLVNKDSKVIVQGFTGSEGTFHASQMIEYGTNVVGGVTPGKGGQTHLDKPVFNTVEDAVQQAGANVSIIFVPPAFAADAIMEAADAGIKVIIAITEGIPVKDMIHAKEYIKSKDVTLVGPNCPGVITPGEAKVGIMPGFVFKKGRVGLVSKSGTLTYEAADQLAKSGLGISTAIGIGGDPIIGTPTKDAVQMLMEDPETDAIVMIGEIGGNYEAQAAKYIQETGNKKPVVGFIAGQTAPPGRRMGHAGAIIGGAEDTAEAKMRIMAECGIHVAKSPADIGETMANVLK, encoded by the coding sequence ATGAGCGTTTTAGTGAACAAGGATTCAAAGGTGATTGTACAAGGATTTACAGGTTCTGAAGGTACATTTCATGCAAGTCAAATGATTGAGTACGGTACCAATGTCGTTGGTGGTGTTACTCCAGGCAAAGGAGGACAAACTCATTTAGACAAACCAGTTTTCAACACAGTTGAAGATGCAGTTCAGCAAGCTGGTGCCAACGTATCTATCATATTTGTACCACCTGCTTTCGCGGCTGATGCCATCATGGAAGCGGCAGACGCTGGTATCAAAGTGATTATCGCTATTACTGAAGGAATCCCAGTGAAAGATATGATTCACGCTAAAGAATATATCAAGAGTAAAGACGTAACGCTTGTAGGACCTAACTGCCCAGGTGTGATTACTCCTGGAGAAGCAAAAGTTGGTATTATGCCTGGTTTTGTATTTAAGAAAGGTAGAGTAGGCCTAGTATCTAAGTCTGGAACATTAACCTATGAAGCTGCCGATCAGTTGGCTAAATCTGGGTTGGGTATTTCGACTGCTATTGGTATCGGTGGTGACCCTATTATCGGCACGCCGACTAAAGATGCGGTGCAAATGTTGATGGAAGATCCTGAAACAGATGCAATTGTTATGATTGGTGAAATTGGTGGTAACTACGAAGCACAAGCTGCTAAGTATATTCAAGAAACTGGTAATAAGAAACCTGTTGTTGGCTTTATAGCTGGTCAAACCGCTCCTCCAGGTAGAAGAATGGGACATGCTGGTGCAATTATCGGTGGCGCTGAAGATACAGCAGAGGCCAAGATGAGAATTATGGCAGAGTGTGGGATTCACGTAGCTAAGTCTCCTGCTGATATTGGTGAGACTATGGCCAATGTATTGAAGTAA
- the rny gene encoding ribonuclease Y yields the protein MGDSLTIIIVGIAALAIGVIIGRIALQKVNKKAAADLEEKAKLLIKEAEITAESIKKDKILEAKEKYLKIKSDFDDEANRRKNQIIANENKIKQRESKVNKQQADANRKEAELDSLKQNVAAQLDIVKKRKEDLEHKVEEKVKALEKVANLSADEAREQLIETLKLEAESKASALVKDIIDEAKLAGAKQAKKIVIESIQRTATEHAIENCVSIFNIESDDIKGKVIGREGRNIRALEAVTGVEIIVDDTPEAIIISGFDPVRREIARLSLHRLVTDGRIHPARIEEIVAKTTKNIEEEISEIGERTVIDLGIHGLHPELIKMVGRMRFRSSYGQNLLQHSREVANLCATMASELGLNTKRAKRAGLLHDIGKVWHEEPELPHAVLGMELAQKYKEHPEVCNAIGAHHDEVEMTSMISPLVQACDAISGARPGARREVMESYIKRLKDLENLALSFDGVNKCYAIQAGRELRVMVDAESVTDSKAGQLSFDISQKIEKEMQYPGQIKVTVIREMRAVNYAK from the coding sequence ATGGGAGACTCATTAACAATCATAATAGTAGGCATCGCAGCACTTGCGATCGGTGTGATCATCGGAAGAATTGCCCTACAAAAAGTCAATAAAAAAGCAGCGGCCGATCTAGAAGAAAAAGCTAAACTGTTAATTAAAGAAGCTGAGATCACCGCCGAGAGCATTAAGAAGGATAAAATTCTTGAAGCTAAGGAGAAGTACCTCAAGATTAAATCTGACTTTGACGATGAGGCCAACCGTCGGAAAAATCAAATCATAGCGAACGAGAATAAAATCAAGCAGCGCGAGTCAAAAGTAAATAAACAGCAGGCCGATGCTAACCGCAAAGAAGCGGAGCTAGACAGCCTCAAACAGAATGTAGCAGCGCAGCTAGATATTGTTAAAAAGCGAAAAGAAGACCTTGAGCATAAGGTGGAAGAAAAAGTAAAAGCGCTAGAAAAAGTAGCTAACCTTTCAGCCGATGAAGCCAGAGAACAGCTCATTGAGACCTTAAAATTGGAGGCCGAATCAAAAGCCTCCGCTTTAGTGAAAGACATTATTGACGAAGCCAAATTGGCTGGTGCCAAACAGGCTAAAAAGATTGTCATAGAATCGATTCAGCGTACAGCGACAGAGCATGCCATTGAGAATTGTGTATCTATTTTTAACATAGAAAGCGATGATATCAAAGGGAAAGTGATCGGCCGAGAAGGAAGAAATATCCGAGCACTAGAAGCCGTCACTGGTGTGGAAATCATAGTAGATGATACCCCTGAAGCAATCATTATTTCAGGTTTCGATCCTGTGAGAAGAGAAATCGCTAGGCTATCACTCCATAGATTGGTCACGGACGGAAGGATTCACCCTGCACGCATTGAAGAAATAGTAGCGAAGACCACCAAGAACATCGAAGAAGAAATTTCTGAGATTGGAGAAAGAACTGTCATTGATTTAGGAATTCATGGTTTGCATCCTGAATTAATAAAAATGGTGGGCCGAATGCGTTTTAGATCTTCTTATGGACAAAACCTGTTACAGCACTCAAGAGAAGTTGCCAACCTTTGTGCCACAATGGCTTCAGAACTTGGTTTAAACACGAAGAGAGCGAAACGCGCAGGTCTATTACACGATATTGGTAAAGTATGGCATGAAGAGCCAGAGTTACCACACGCAGTTCTAGGAATGGAATTAGCTCAAAAATATAAAGAGCACCCAGAAGTATGTAACGCAATCGGTGCACACCACGATGAAGTAGAAATGACCTCCATGATCTCCCCTCTAGTACAGGCTTGTGACGCCATTTCTGGTGCTAGACCTGGTGCTAGACGTGAGGTAATGGAGTCTTACATCAAACGACTCAAAGACCTAGAAAATCTTGCCCTAAGTTTTGATGGCGTAAATAAATGCTATGCTATCCAAGCAGGTCGAGAGCTTAGGGTAATGGTAGATGCAGAATCAGTAACGGATTCAAAAGCTGGGCAGCTTTCCTTTGACATTTCTCAGAAAATAGAAAAAGAAATGCAGTACCCAGGTCAAATTAAAGTCACTGTTATCCGTGAGATGAGAGCAGTGAATTACGCCAAATAA
- the pheT gene encoding phenylalanine--tRNA ligase subunit beta, which produces MKISLNWLKQYIDLPETPQEISKQLTSSGLEVEGLEEIESIKGGLKGLVIGEVLTCEKHPGADKLSITTVDIGQDTPAPIVCGAPNVAAGQKVVVATVNTMLYPAGGDPFKIKKAKIRGEVSEGMICAEDEIGLGSGHDGILVLDTDLPNGTPASTYFKVESDFVYEIGLTPNRADAASHLGTARDLKALFNREVKLPSIEEFKIDSEEKTIKVSVENTEACPRYSGLTMTGLTVTDSPDWLKAKLNAIGINPTNNVVDVTNYVLHSLGQPMHAFDADAITGNEVIVKTLPKDTTFTTLDEKERKLSARDLMICNTEEGMCIAGVFGGIKSGVTESTTSIFLESAYFSPDYIRKTAQTHQLKTDASFRYERGTDPNITVYALKYAALLIQELAGGKVTSEITDIYPEPIADFKVPVKYKNIDRLIGKAIGNEKIDAILESLDIQLTDQTGEGFTAVVPAYRVDVQREADIVEEVLRIYGYNNIELKDTLSSSFLSEFPQRDSDAIQLEVSRILSGAGFNEIVTNSLTKKAYSESTSSLAEEENVNILNYLSEELTVMRQSLLFNGLEVIDRNIKRRQNNLSLYEFGRTYHKVNDKYKEHERLAIFITGENLEENWQEKKRPVQYHDLSQIISQLLDKFGVKQYDVNPVESDIFSYGLTISTRKKPLVSLGKVNAKLAAKNEVKQEVFMADIDWDFMKSIYPLSVDYKPLSKFPEVKRDLSLVVDKAINFDQIRRLAMKLERQLITRLNVFDVYEGDKIGENEKAYAISFFLQDQEKTLNDKVIDKTMSRLMHGFEKELGAIIRK; this is translated from the coding sequence ATGAAGATTTCCCTTAATTGGTTAAAACAATACATTGACTTACCTGAAACACCTCAGGAAATCAGCAAGCAGTTGACAAGCTCAGGATTAGAAGTAGAGGGTCTTGAAGAAATCGAAAGCATTAAAGGTGGATTAAAAGGTCTTGTTATTGGCGAGGTACTTACTTGTGAAAAACACCCTGGAGCAGATAAGTTGAGCATTACCACCGTAGACATTGGCCAGGATACACCAGCGCCTATTGTATGCGGCGCTCCAAATGTAGCAGCTGGACAGAAAGTTGTAGTAGCGACGGTAAATACTATGCTTTACCCAGCTGGTGGCGATCCATTTAAAATAAAAAAGGCAAAAATCAGAGGTGAGGTTTCAGAAGGTATGATTTGTGCCGAAGACGAAATTGGTCTGGGTAGCGGACACGATGGTATTTTAGTTTTAGACACTGATTTACCGAATGGCACACCTGCCAGTACATATTTCAAAGTAGAATCGGATTTCGTTTATGAAATTGGTCTTACACCAAACAGAGCGGATGCTGCATCACATTTAGGCACGGCTAGAGACCTGAAGGCGTTGTTTAATCGAGAGGTAAAACTTCCATCGATTGAGGAATTTAAAATCGACTCCGAAGAAAAGACCATTAAAGTAAGTGTTGAAAATACAGAAGCCTGCCCAAGGTATTCTGGGCTTACCATGACGGGGCTTACCGTAACCGATTCTCCTGATTGGTTGAAAGCTAAACTTAATGCCATTGGGATAAACCCGACCAACAATGTAGTGGACGTTACGAACTACGTTTTGCATAGTTTGGGCCAACCAATGCACGCCTTTGATGCCGATGCAATAACCGGCAATGAGGTCATTGTAAAAACACTACCAAAAGACACCACTTTTACCACGTTAGACGAAAAAGAAAGAAAACTATCAGCACGTGACTTGATGATTTGTAACACCGAAGAAGGCATGTGTATCGCTGGAGTATTTGGTGGTATTAAGTCAGGCGTTACCGAAAGTACAACGAGTATCTTCTTAGAGAGCGCTTATTTCTCACCTGATTACATTAGAAAAACCGCGCAAACGCATCAACTAAAAACAGATGCCAGCTTTAGATATGAGAGAGGTACCGATCCAAACATTACCGTTTACGCGCTAAAATATGCAGCCTTACTTATCCAAGAATTAGCTGGTGGTAAAGTCACTTCCGAAATCACCGATATCTATCCAGAACCGATAGCAGATTTCAAAGTGCCTGTTAAGTATAAAAACATCGATAGGCTGATTGGTAAAGCCATCGGTAACGAGAAAATTGATGCAATACTCGAATCTTTAGATATTCAGCTCACTGATCAAACTGGGGAAGGCTTCACAGCAGTTGTGCCTGCTTATCGAGTTGATGTACAACGTGAAGCTGATATCGTGGAGGAGGTATTGCGAATTTACGGCTACAATAATATTGAGCTAAAAGACACCCTTAGTAGTTCTTTCCTTTCAGAATTTCCACAAAGAGATTCGGATGCGATCCAATTAGAAGTTTCAAGAATACTTTCAGGCGCTGGTTTTAACGAGATCGTGACTAACTCATTGACCAAAAAAGCTTATTCAGAAAGCACCTCTAGTTTGGCCGAAGAAGAAAATGTGAATATCCTCAACTACCTCAGTGAAGAGTTAACTGTCATGCGCCAAAGCCTTCTTTTTAATGGGCTTGAGGTTATCGATAGAAATATCAAGCGAAGACAAAACAACTTATCTCTGTATGAGTTTGGAAGAACTTATCATAAAGTCAACGATAAGTATAAAGAGCATGAACGTCTAGCAATTTTCATTACGGGTGAAAACTTAGAAGAAAACTGGCAAGAGAAAAAACGCCCAGTTCAATATCATGATCTTTCGCAGATCATTAGCCAACTGCTTGACAAATTTGGTGTAAAACAATACGATGTAAATCCAGTCGAAAGCGATATTTTTTCATATGGCTTAACAATTTCGACTCGTAAGAAGCCATTAGTGTCATTGGGCAAGGTAAATGCCAAATTAGCCGCTAAAAATGAGGTGAAGCAGGAAGTATTTATGGCTGACATAGATTGGGATTTCATGAAGAGCATTTATCCACTCTCTGTAGACTATAAACCGCTATCAAAATTCCCAGAAGTTAAAAGAGACTTATCATTAGTAGTTGATAAAGCCATAAATTTTGACCAGATTAGACGATTGGCAATGAAACTAGAGCGCCAGCTGATCACTCGATTAAATGTTTTTGATGTTTATGAGGGTGACAAAATCGGTGAAAACGAGAAAGCTTACGCGATTAGTTTCTTTTTACAAGACCAAGAAAAAACGTTGAACGACAAAGTAATAGACAAGACCATGAGTAGGCTTATGCATGGTTTTGAAAAAGAACTTGGCGCAATAATTAGAAAATAA